A single genomic interval of Fructobacillus americanaquae harbors:
- a CDS encoding CPBP family intramembrane glutamic endopeptidase: protein MFKISELVVVIFLNRLITKQVFYMNRSFTLWDYAFWLLIIAMDLPFLKTPNLSHSSLQYVLVQTVLSFLGGLAYSALYVQTGSIWYAMALHFATDYMRTANDMSQIQDGRFEFIALLTLNYLKIGLILYVFWPRKKSRPW from the coding sequence TTGTTTAAAATTAGTGAACTGGTTGTGGTAATTTTTTTAAATCGTTTAATTACCAAACAAGTGTTTTATATGAACAGATCATTTACTTTGTGGGATTATGCTTTTTGGTTATTGATTATTGCAATGGATTTACCTTTCCTCAAAACACCTAATTTATCTCATTCTTCTTTGCAGTATGTGTTAGTTCAAACTGTTTTATCTTTTTTGGGTGGTCTTGCATACAGTGCTTTATACGTGCAAACTGGAAGCATTTGGTATGCGATGGCTTTGCATTTTGCAACTGATTACATGCGAACAGCTAATGATATGTCTCAAATTCAAGACGGCCGTTTTGAATTTATTGCTTTGTTGACATTAAATTATCTTAAAATTGGATTAATTCTTTATGTCTTTTGGCCACGAAAAAAGAGCCGGCCTTGGTAA
- a CDS encoding YdcF family protein, with amino-acid sequence MSRLFSLLAMPLVLSLILTGFLTYALYLLVKKNRYRLLCGIVANFTILSYFITLTLILMFLNQPMLLRGYFVLVVIIAIPIILLTAISAYLFIFNGLVVWRRESHSLGNVLTLIIGFLLIIVPVGFHLLNHWWPHSKTITFLQNVSTFFVRYLLFWVLTFLMSFVITKLFRPKYDQEYVIVLGSGLIDGTKVSPLLGSRIQLAIDFQKAELKKTGKEVTLVMSGGQGGDEKLPEGIAMKKYAVEHGASADQILVDDKSKNTFENMLFSKELLEERGFNLKKGIFTTSDYHVFRAAGYARLVGLNINGIGSKTSSYFLPNALIREYIAILLNHKRFHFLMALLIVLLSALIFV; translated from the coding sequence ATGTCTCGTCTATTTAGTTTACTGGCCATGCCATTAGTTTTATCGTTGATTTTAACAGGATTCCTAACTTACGCTCTCTATCTTTTGGTAAAAAAAAATCGTTACCGATTGCTTTGTGGAATTGTGGCTAATTTTACCATTCTTTCCTATTTTATAACTTTGACATTGATTTTGATGTTTCTCAATCAGCCGATGCTTCTAAGGGGATACTTCGTTCTCGTAGTCATTATTGCGATACCAATCATCTTACTTACAGCAATATCGGCTTATCTATTTATCTTTAACGGCTTGGTTGTTTGGCGACGTGAAAGTCATTCATTAGGCAATGTCTTAACATTAATTATCGGATTTCTATTGATAATTGTTCCGGTTGGCTTTCACTTGTTAAACCATTGGTGGCCTCATTCGAAAACGATTACGTTTTTACAAAATGTTTCGACTTTTTTTGTGCGTTATTTACTTTTCTGGGTGTTGACATTTTTAATGTCTTTTGTTATTACTAAACTTTTTCGTCCCAAGTATGATCAGGAATACGTTATAGTATTGGGATCGGGTTTGATTGACGGGACCAAGGTATCCCCTTTGCTCGGCTCACGAATACAACTTGCAATTGATTTTCAAAAGGCAGAACTGAAAAAAACAGGTAAAGAGGTTACCCTTGTCATGTCTGGTGGCCAGGGAGGTGATGAGAAACTCCCAGAGGGAATTGCTATGAAGAAATATGCTGTTGAACATGGTGCGTCTGCTGACCAAATCTTAGTTGATGATAAGTCAAAAAATACCTTTGAAAATATGCTTTTTTCAAAAGAATTATTGGAAGAGCGAGGATTTAACCTTAAAAAGGGGATTTTTACAACAAGTGATTATCATGTTTTTCGTGCTGCCGGATATGCCCGCTTAGTTGGTCTAAATATTAACGGTATTGGATCGAAAACATCTTCCTATTTCCTTCCAAATGCGTTGATTCGTGAATATATCGCCATTTTATTGAATCATAAGCGTTTTCATTTTCTGATGGCACTTTTGATTGTGTTGCTGAGTGCGCTAATTTTCGTTTAA
- a CDS encoding bacterial Ig-like domain-containing protein — protein sequence MKLHAKHNAGKIWLSSALILGTGLILGANTVQAEDVTHNDNVAVTNTSSFMKATASLDRQSQNSQSNPLKVDSSYILHVSLTNTSAVGEVIPKGTTITVSVKPQEPVTFDKFLNFTSISQNGNDFTLLNNGNGTATITLNHDLTPGQSNFVLNLTAVSPDSNWDGANHSEDPTPVEGALSLSLDSGSYHDSFYQDTLYVKPNSSKIVSSGVAGWGQAGTKDSNLMDSNYPNEQPVIDGTNNSKLANPGNISTDNHHYFSYTVNYQPYIAKWAYNQPIQAILGIKSELDFDLNHYALYYYDNDSKTYTNITNDPRLKWTVTNNQIQVDATEYIKEVGLGQLFLRSYVPVSSVTATNKTNYTTSWFTYPTELVTFQEVGSDSNLPYFRGNDATIYDNENYNPLEEVYAFLGTQSLTDKIQIVDYDGYPQNGQTPLAGVYNITYQVVADNQSSQTFTRLITVLKNKSQLVTKSTSLIAGPKPKWQLTDAVETILDQDGRQVDPKKVTLMNPTSLQTMVPGTYTLIYQYIDDTGRSVLQPAQVNVMASLAGLSVKNSDFLASIGKSWSPVDNFVAATDEYGRPIDITEVQTSGSVNLTKAGIYPVTYTYTDGSGNIFTKMATITVKDQTSIQVNNLTLIAGPKSRLSKNDIIIKGLNEYGQPINPQNVSITDYGQLDTKTPGIYSVTVEFWDELSSTYITVPLQVHVIESKASLVVTDSTVLANKAGKWSAQDNFVSATDEYGHSINITEVRTDGSVDLTKAGMYPVTYIYTDGSGNVLIKSATILVSPIAQSEVGKSTNSVEFKSDKSGLESDGWNAVSFAGMSQQDPISHERQNKSNALPFTGRLTKSNTLITTVLIVIGFSALLFLRLLGFKKSMRDRLN from the coding sequence ATGAAATTACATGCTAAACATAATGCAGGAAAAATTTGGCTGAGCTCTGCTTTGATTTTGGGGACTGGCCTAATACTTGGTGCTAATACTGTTCAGGCTGAAGATGTGACACATAATGACAATGTAGCAGTAACCAATACTAGTTCTTTTATGAAGGCAACGGCTTCATTAGATAGACAGTCTCAAAATTCGCAGAGCAATCCTTTAAAAGTCGATAGTTCATATATATTGCACGTTAGTTTGACAAATACTAGTGCTGTTGGTGAGGTAATTCCCAAGGGAACAACTATAACAGTAAGTGTAAAGCCTCAAGAACCAGTAACTTTTGATAAGTTTTTAAATTTTACTAGTATTAGTCAAAACGGAAATGATTTTACTTTACTCAATAATGGTAATGGAACTGCTACAATAACGCTGAATCACGATCTAACGCCAGGACAATCCAATTTTGTCTTAAACTTGACGGCGGTTAGTCCTGATAGTAATTGGGATGGAGCTAATCATTCTGAAGACCCTACACCGGTTGAGGGTGCCCTTTCGCTTAGTTTAGATTCGGGTAGCTATCATGATAGTTTTTATCAGGATACCTTGTACGTAAAGCCGAATTCTTCTAAAATTGTTTCTAGTGGAGTTGCTGGATGGGGACAAGCCGGGACAAAAGATTCGAACTTAATGGATTCCAACTATCCTAATGAACAACCAGTTATTGACGGAACTAATAATTCTAAGTTAGCAAATCCTGGAAATATTTCTACTGATAATCATCATTACTTTTCATATACCGTTAACTATCAACCGTACATTGCAAAATGGGCCTATAATCAGCCAATCCAAGCAATTTTAGGTATTAAGTCGGAGCTTGATTTTGATTTAAATCACTACGCTTTGTACTATTACGACAATGATTCTAAAACTTATACAAATATTACTAATGATCCAAGGTTAAAGTGGACGGTTACTAACAATCAAATTCAAGTTGATGCTACTGAATATATTAAGGAAGTAGGATTAGGTCAATTATTTTTAAGATCCTACGTTCCGGTTTCTTCAGTTACAGCAACTAATAAAACAAACTATACTACATCTTGGTTCACTTATCCGACTGAATTAGTAACGTTTCAAGAAGTAGGTTCTGATTCTAATTTACCATATTTTCGGGGAAATGATGCTACTATTTATGATAATGAGAATTATAATCCTTTAGAAGAGGTATATGCCTTTTTAGGTACACAATCATTAACTGATAAAATTCAAATAGTTGATTACGATGGCTATCCTCAGAATGGTCAAACGCCATTGGCAGGAGTGTATAATATAACGTATCAGGTAGTGGCTGATAATCAATCTAGTCAAACATTTACTCGACTAATTACAGTGCTAAAAAATAAATCTCAGTTAGTTACAAAATCAACTTCCTTAATTGCCGGTCCAAAGCCTAAATGGCAGCTAACAGATGCTGTTGAAACAATTTTAGATCAGGATGGACGTCAGGTTGATCCAAAGAAAGTAACCTTAATGAACCCAACTAGTTTGCAAACTATGGTTCCCGGTACTTACACTCTGATCTATCAATATATTGATGATACTGGTCGATCAGTTCTTCAACCAGCTCAAGTTAATGTCATGGCTTCTTTGGCTGGTTTAAGTGTGAAGAATAGTGATTTCTTAGCAAGTATTGGTAAAAGTTGGAGTCCAGTAGACAACTTTGTTGCAGCGACTGATGAATATGGGCGTCCCATTGACATTACCGAAGTGCAAACGAGTGGATCAGTTAATTTGACTAAAGCCGGCATTTACCCAGTTACTTACACGTATACTGATGGTAGTGGAAATATTTTCACAAAGATGGCAACTATAACAGTCAAAGATCAGACAAGTATCCAAGTCAATAACTTGACACTGATTGCTGGACCTAAAAGCCGACTTAGTAAGAATGATATTATCATAAAAGGGTTAAACGAGTATGGTCAGCCAATCAATCCGCAGAATGTGTCCATAACGGACTATGGACAACTTGATACGAAAACACCTGGAATTTATTCGGTAACAGTTGAGTTTTGGGATGAACTGAGTAGTACTTATATAACGGTACCATTGCAAGTTCATGTGATTGAATCAAAAGCATCACTAGTTGTTACTGACAGTACAGTGTTAGCTAATAAAGCTGGCAAATGGTCAGCGCAAGACAACTTCGTTTCAGCCACTGATGAATACGGTCACTCAATTAATATTACCGAGGTTCGTACGGATGGTTCGGTGGATTTGACCAAAGCGGGTATGTACCCGGTTACGTATATCTACACAGATGGTAGTGGCAATGTTTTGATAAAGAGTGCAACTATACTGGTGTCTCCAATTGCTCAATCCGAAGTAGGAAAAAGTACTAATTCGGTGGAGTTTAAATCAGATAAATCTGGGTTAGAAAGTGACGGATGGAATGCAGTTAGTTTTGCCGGCATGTCACAGCAAGATCCAATTAGTCATGAAAGACAGAATAAGTCAAACGCCTTACCATTTACAGGAAGGTTAACAAAATCTAATACACTCATTACTACTGTGTTGATAGTCATTGGTTTTAGTGCTCTACTGTTTTTGCGACTTTTAGGTTTCAAAAAATCAATGCGAGATAGGTTAAATTAG
- a CDS encoding mucin-binding protein, giving the protein MNHNKNLIRKSEGRKVLRKVKKNWIVVSVISFVLVGGSFIIQNNDLVSAADANQTLSTSAGLTSSDTGGVTNSSTTNQEKNNVDTEKSNIRTVTMNDDESGKSNLSGLQISVLNQQSEITAGSTVNLFVNVNLNSLQTSIKAGDQIKFTIPNDLVDWNSVKQTGGEDYGIISHDATSNTVAFTFSHDLQNKIGSFGFNLFIPIKSDAAASNGNLISSNFVSKDGQTLAIPVTGSTFNIGPAPQNEPLPSGTNRMQAPASGNAFGLHAYTGSDIVINNPVNVNGYSHILSQNVTTDTMTVFDILQPDRDNSKSLTGRNYTFSVDGPNASIDLNSFRFQLPSGSDVVYGKGWGTVSDIQNGLANGTAYPAFQLIQLADNRVQLIIPNGMNIQNLTVIFNIVAPDADGEYKYDQLYKDDQGTSSWNHIITLTWFNPKEIFAPTPKISVPSTKSVMTTDNISDVNAWLKDNVTASVSTSGRVIDLTNDVQIVNDSDFVSAWKNKQPGTYKVTYQVVYKTTIDGQEVASLAMSNGTATIISPSNPNEQVGKLIIHYVDENGNEIAGMPEKQMVGLKGTVYSVDRPEIKGYQYDKSSSALTGIYGDDATISLTYTKNAPAQSTETKTVKEKVTYQFADGQKAADAYEKDVTFIRTVFTDAVTGEVSYGSWSPAQSFSAVTSPSVKGYTADKAEIEAQNVNSDSQDLLFTVTYMKDEIVIPTTAVSKTESSKESSRSSLPETGKHNGMRTTSLQDLIAVVALSLSIFFLTSVKKEIINKS; this is encoded by the coding sequence ATGAATCATAACAAGAATCTTATTAGAAAATCTGAGGGACGTAAAGTTTTGCGTAAGGTGAAAAAAAATTGGATTGTTGTCTCTGTTATATCATTTGTACTTGTTGGAGGTTCATTTATTATTCAAAACAACGACCTTGTTAGTGCAGCAGATGCAAACCAAACGCTCAGTACTTCGGCGGGGTTAACGAGCTCTGATACGGGCGGTGTTACTAATTCTTCAACGACAAATCAAGAAAAAAATAATGTTGATACCGAAAAGTCTAATATACGCACTGTTACAATGAACGATGATGAATCTGGAAAATCAAATTTATCTGGTCTACAAATTTCTGTTTTGAACCAACAGTCTGAAATTACTGCTGGAAGTACTGTGAATTTGTTCGTTAATGTTAATTTGAATTCTCTTCAAACTTCTATTAAAGCAGGCGATCAGATAAAATTTACTATTCCTAATGATTTGGTTGATTGGAATAGTGTTAAGCAAACTGGTGGTGAAGATTACGGGATTATCTCACATGATGCCACATCAAATACTGTGGCGTTTACTTTTTCTCATGATCTTCAAAATAAAATTGGGTCATTTGGATTTAATCTTTTCATACCTATCAAATCTGATGCTGCTGCTTCAAACGGTAATTTGATTTCGTCAAATTTTGTTTCCAAAGATGGTCAGACGTTGGCTATTCCCGTTACAGGATCAACTTTTAATATTGGTCCTGCTCCACAAAATGAACCATTACCTAGTGGAACAAACCGCATGCAGGCTCCAGCTTCAGGAAATGCGTTTGGATTACATGCATATACGGGATCAGATATTGTTATTAATAACCCAGTTAACGTCAATGGTTACTCTCATATTCTAAGCCAAAATGTAACAACTGATACTATGACCGTTTTTGACATTTTGCAGCCGGATCGTGATAATTCGAAATCCTTAACGGGAAGAAATTATACTTTTTCTGTTGATGGGCCGAACGCGTCTATTGATTTAAATTCTTTCCGATTTCAACTTCCTTCGGGGTCTGATGTTGTTTATGGAAAAGGATGGGGAACGGTCTCTGATATACAGAATGGTTTGGCTAATGGAACTGCATATCCTGCTTTCCAATTAATTCAACTTGCCGATAATCGTGTGCAACTGATCATTCCAAATGGAATGAATATACAGAACTTAACTGTTATTTTTAATATTGTTGCTCCAGATGCTGACGGTGAATATAAATATGACCAACTTTATAAAGATGATCAGGGAACTAGTAGTTGGAACCACATTATCACGTTAACGTGGTTTAACCCTAAGGAAATTTTTGCACCAACACCTAAAATTTCGGTTCCATCAACAAAATCAGTGATGACAACAGATAATATTTCTGACGTAAATGCCTGGTTGAAAGACAATGTTACTGCTTCTGTTTCAACTTCTGGAAGGGTGATTGACCTAACTAATGATGTTCAGATTGTCAATGATAGCGACTTCGTGTCTGCATGGAAAAATAAGCAACCAGGTACTTATAAAGTTACCTATCAAGTCGTTTATAAAACTACTATTGATGGACAAGAAGTTGCCTCTCTTGCGATGTCTAATGGTACTGCGACAATTATTTCTCCGTCAAATCCAAATGAACAAGTTGGTAAATTGATTATTCACTACGTTGATGAAAATGGTAACGAAATAGCTGGTATGCCCGAAAAACAAATGGTTGGTTTGAAGGGGACGGTTTACTCAGTGGATAGGCCTGAAATCAAAGGATATCAGTATGATAAGTCTAGTTCAGCATTAACTGGTATATATGGTGATGATGCAACAATAAGCTTGACATATACAAAAAATGCTCCAGCTCAGTCAACTGAAACAAAAACTGTTAAAGAAAAAGTTACCTACCAGTTTGCGGATGGTCAGAAAGCTGCTGATGCTTATGAAAAGGATGTAACTTTCATACGTACAGTCTTTACTGACGCTGTAACAGGTGAAGTAAGTTATGGTTCTTGGAGTCCAGCTCAGAGTTTTTCAGCGGTGACAAGTCCATCTGTGAAAGGCTACACTGCTGATAAAGCTGAAATTGAGGCTCAAAATGTAAATAGCGATTCGCAAGATTTGCTCTTTACGGTAACTTATATGAAAGACGAGATTGTTATACCGACTACTGCAGTGTCTAAAACCGAATCTAGTAAGGAGAGCAGTCGCTCTTCATTGCCGGAAACCGGAAAACACAATGGAATGAGAACGACTTCATTGCAAGATCTTATTGCTGTTGTTGCTCTATCATTGTCAATTTTTTTCCTGACGAGTGTTAAAAAAGAAATAATTAATAAATCGTAA